AAGTTCTTGTCTTTCCATAACGGTTGGTCAAAGTTTTTTCCAATTGATCCGAAAGAAACAAAAAGATTTGATCGGGATCTACAAGTTCTCTTGACTCATAATTTTTTCCAAAGAAGGTCAAAACCTCATGGAGAATTCTGCCAAAATCAGATTCAATGAGTTCGGCTTGGGGTAAGACCAAGGGTTGCCATCCTAGCCTATGTTTTATATAAAAGTAAAAAGGACAGCTCAAATAATCGTTAAGCGCACTGACTGAAAGGCATTCTTTGTTATTCAACGAAGGAGAAGGTAGTTTTAATTTAAATGAATCAGTTTTTCCCCTGGGAATGGTTTGGCTTGGCAAGGAACTGAACAGGGTAGATACTCGTCTAGGTAATTCTTTATCCTTCAGGAGAAAAAGAAGACGGGAAGGATACAAGACCTCTCCGTCACTGTCTCGTTTAGATAAAAAAATGTCTATTCTACCCCTCCTACTTAACCTTTCGGAAAGATAACGGAGCAACAGCCCATCTCGGGTAAGACGCATTTCTTGGCTTTTAAGTCCCAACTGTTTCCTTCTCTCCTCATCCAAAATCATGTTAGTTCCTATGGACTTGGGTACATCTCCTTCTTGGAATCCCGCAAGAACCAGATGCGAAGCATCATCCCAAAGCAACTCAAGCCATCCTTTAAGTTCTAACCTTGGAGATTTCCTATCATAAAACAGTCTTTCTTCGTTCATTTCATCCAGCATCAAGGAGAGGAAATCACGACAATCAGCTGGGGCAATGGATGGGGCAAGCAGGCAAAACTGTTCTAGCCGTGTGGTTAAGAGAGAACTCCATTGAGGGATAATTTCTTGAAATGACTCTGAAAAGTTTTCCAGAGCCTCTGCAAAGAAGCTCAATAGCTTTTGTGGCCATTGATCGGATTTCAAACCATCCAAGAACCGATTTACACAGCTAACAAGCCCTTGAGTTTCAGGAGGACTCTCTCCTAAATCATCGAAAAACAAGGGAATCCTTTCCATGGTAAAGCGGTCAAGGCTAGACAAAAATGTATCAAACTTGCCTGGATACCTTTTTTGAAACCATTCGTAATAAAGGGGGCTACGGATAAACTGAGAAAGGTTGTTCCAGGAAGGATCGTTAAGCAGTTCTTTTAAATGGAGGAAAAAATCATAAAAAGGGGTTTCCTTATAAGAAATTCCCGAGTAGTCGAAAAAAGGAATATTATTTTTCTTGAGCTCTTCTTTTAGGATCGCTGTTCCCTGTTCGCGACAGAGTCCAATAGTCGTCGCCTCCTCATAATTTTCACCTGAAATCAGCTTAACAATCTCTTTAACCGTGGCTATTTCATCCCCATATAAATGGATGCATTCATCACTAATTGGAATTGTAAGCTCTCTCCAAGAGTCTTCGATAGGCAACCCCTTAGCATCAAAAAAGGGAGCCAGATCAGAAGTGGCCGGCAGAAGCACGTCAATCTTGGAGAACTCCTTTAACCCTTCCAGGAACTTAATGGCTAAAGGATTTGGATCCAGACAACCCGCAACCACTATATTCTTAATTGCAGGGGGGAGCTTAGGCTCTTGTAATAACTGATGGTAGAAGAAAAAAGGATCGATTAATCCCCTTTTTCCAAGGGTAGAAAAATACTCCTGTTCAAGGAGTGCTAAACTTTTATGAAAACCCTCTTCAGCAGGTTGAATGGATGATAAATCTTTGAGGGTCAAATTTTTTTCTGCAAGTTCATCTTGTGTATCGATAATTACCGTAGTTAGTGAAAGAAGATTTTCAAAATCCCCGCTTTTCATGCTCCAAGACTCAAGGACTCGGTTTTGGAAAGCTTGGTTAAGAACGCTTACCCAAGCAAGCTTCCTTTGCATCCGACTGGCTACTTTCTTAAGATCCAGCCAGCCGTCTGGATGAATTTCGAAGAGGGTCATCGGGGTAATGATCGTGGGGAGGACAAATCCTTGGCCATATTTATTCTTGATGGCTTCAACAAGCATCAGTGCTGAAAATCTGGTGGGGACGATAACAAGAAATTCAGAAAAATCAGCAACCTTGTCCAAACAATGGTTATTTCTTAAAGAAAGCCACTCTACGACACTTACAGGAAAAGGATCTTGCACACCCAGAAACTGCCGCTCAAAATCCATTTTTCCATGCTAACATTTTTTTATGCTCTAACCAACAAAAAGAAAACTCAACCAATTGCAAAGTTTAAATGACTTAAAGCTTGCTTTTTATACCTATTCAGTTCATTTATAACAAAAAGGATTATCTTACTCTTGATGCGGGTGTAGCTCAGTTGGTAGAGCGCAACCTTGCCAAGGTTGACGTCGCGGGTTCAAATCCCGTCACCCGCTCCATTTATTAGAATCGGAAACGCTCCTCTTTTCCCAGTTGTGTGAGGTGCATCAAATGGTATTGTTGTCAATTTGCAGCATTACCAAAAAATCTGACTAATGGAAGAAACAACTGCTAGAATGGCAGACAAGATCAGCAATTGATAACATCACGCGGAGTTCAAGGCATTGCACGAAAAAAAACTATCAACCAACCGAATAAAGACAGGGATATATCTGGTCGTGGCAAGTGGTTGAAAGAAACAAGCACTTCTGGAACTACCTAGATTCCTTGACCTCAGAAAAAGCGTGATTCTAAAGCCACCGAGTTGCAGATGCATGAACTCTTCAAGCATATCGAGAGCTTGGTGGAACAAACAATGACTAAAAAAAGTTCGATCCTCTAGGTTGAGGTCGTCATGCCACGATTGACCAGCCAGAGTTTTTTCTTAAAAAAATCAGCCTCTTTCGTTAAAAAGGGTAAATATAATTTATGTCAAGAATACCATCTTTCACTCATAGACTCGGTAAGGCTCTTTGGTGAAAATCTACCACCAAGGAATAATTCTTAGGAGAGTACAAACTTCGGAAGTACAATCTGGATTGCTCGTGTTCAATAATACTAGTGTAAGATTTAATATTGCATCCTAACTCAAAGCACGAGAATCTCGATCAACAAGTCCAGGTCATCGTTCGCAGTGTAGTGATCGACTTTTCTAAGTGAATTCGAATGATGGCAAGTGTATGGGACTTATCCTTGTCAGTCTGCTCACGCAAATCCCGATCAGCAAAAACTGATAGGCTGGTTATTAAGGCATCGTCCTCTAATAGACAATAGAAGTATGGTTTTTCCACTTCTTGAGGATAGTCATTCTCTGGTATTTCCTGTTCTTTAGGAATTCTAAGGGCATCTAGGAGTGTCTTAAGGCGGTTATCGAGATCACCAACCTGCGAAAGCATAGTTCCAGGCTCTTCCGGAACAAGAAGAAGCACCTCAAGATGAACGATATGCATATCACTCTCACGTATAAGTGCTACCGGCTGAAATCCACGAATAGAATCTGGTGGTTTTTTATGCAATTCTTTTTCAATACTTTCCTTGACATGTTGCATTGGCCTCCGGTCAAGTAAGCATTTTATTTGTGGATGGAATACACGTCGAATGGTCTGCTTAGACTCGGGTCTCCCATTGCTTACCAAGGATCCTTCGTAAATTAAACGGAACTCCACCTTTATTCCTCCCACGATCGCGTCCACTTATATTGATATCATATTAGTAACCAGCGCCTCAATGATATTTTATTGACACTTTTATTACAGCTTTTCTCGCTTTTACAATTGGAAATAAAAGGAAATAGAAAAAAGGAGTACAATTCTTTACATTTTTGAGATGAGAGACTTGGCTTTGTGAAGTGTGAATACACAAATGAGTCCCTATCTTCCAGCTTCGTATAACTAATTCGTCTTGAGCATTAAGACGAGGGTAAACCTTTCTCAAAAGGTCTCAATATTCCGGCAAAAAGCAGATTTCAGGTTGAGGAAATGCATAGCGAAAGACTTCTTCTTTCAA
The DNA window shown above is from Methylacidiphilum caldifontis and carries:
- a CDS encoding PD-(D/E)XK nuclease family protein: MDFERQFLGVQDPFPVSVVEWLSLRNNHCLDKVADFSEFLVIVPTRFSALMLVEAIKNKYGQGFVLPTIITPMTLFEIHPDGWLDLKKVASRMQRKLAWVSVLNQAFQNRVLESWSMKSGDFENLLSLTTVIIDTQDELAEKNLTLKDLSSIQPAEEGFHKSLALLEQEYFSTLGKRGLIDPFFFYHQLLQEPKLPPAIKNIVVAGCLDPNPLAIKFLEGLKEFSKIDVLLPATSDLAPFFDAKGLPIEDSWRELTIPISDECIHLYGDEIATVKEIVKLISGENYEEATTIGLCREQGTAILKEELKKNNIPFFDYSGISYKETPFYDFFLHLKELLNDPSWNNLSQFIRSPLYYEWFQKRYPGKFDTFLSSLDRFTMERIPLFFDDLGESPPETQGLVSCVNRFLDGLKSDQWPQKLLSFFAEALENFSESFQEIIPQWSSLLTTRLEQFCLLAPSIAPADCRDFLSLMLDEMNEERLFYDRKSPRLELKGWLELLWDDASHLVLAGFQEGDVPKSIGTNMILDEERRKQLGLKSQEMRLTRDGLLLRYLSERLSRRGRIDIFLSKRDSDGEVLYPSRLLFLLKDKELPRRVSTLFSSLPSQTIPRGKTDSFKLKLPSPSLNNKECLSVSALNDYLSCPFYFYIKHRLGWQPLVLPQAELIESDFGRILHEVLTFFGKNYESRELVDPDQIFLFLSDQLEKTLTNRYGKTRTLALHFQQKAMLGRLKTFSLFQAARKKEGWQIVDVEKPVELEIEGMLIRGRIDRIDQREEEFQIIDYKAMKAQAPFRTHLKSVRSNEELPPTEAYFLFEGKKWRWLNFQLPLYYHGLKSVAAGKSLTVAFYFLSHREENDLLKLWPVDKSHFLEESTKSISKVVKAIKENKFWPPNPKADIWRYPSWNFWFDSSPEEIFEPPI